The DNA sequence GAATCGAACAGGATGCCAGCTTCAAGGAGCTGGAAGTCAGTTTAAAGTATAGTGAGAAAAACAGGCTGGTTGAGCGGATTTTAACATTTTTGGAAAGTATTGATAAGCAAATTAGCTGTTATGAGAACGGAGTAGAGCATTTGGTCAACCTTTCGGATATCTACTATATTGAAAGCGTGGACAAGAAGACTTTTGTCTATTTAGCAGATGACATTTATCAAACGGATTTGAGGCTCTATCAACTGCTCCATGACATACAAAATGACGGGTTTGTTCAGATCTCTAAGAGCTGTCTGCTTAACATCAATGTCTTAGAAAGTATTCGGCCGCTTTTTAACAGCCGCATGGAAGCGACTTTGCTCAATGGTGAGAAGGTTATTGTCAATCGCCGTTATTTACAGGCTGTTAAAGAAGCCTTAAGAGGAGGTGAGCCAAAATGAAAAAATGGTTGGTTAATGTCTTTGCTACGACAGGCGTATCGTTGCTCTTATTAACTCTGGCTGCCTTGTATTTGAAGGCGGAGTGGCTCCTGCTGGTGAGTATTTTTCAGGTCTTTTTTCTTAACGGTCTCATCCAATTGCTGGTTTTATTTATACGCAGACTAGAGTGGGAATTCTTTATGCTGCAGGTGCTGGTGGAAATTGTAGCGATTGAAGGCTTGACAATGGGGATGGGCTGGCTCTTTCATTGGAATCAGCCTTGGATGTTTCTTCTTATTGGGATCGCTGTTTATATCATTTCACAAGTCTTGGATCTTTTTGATCTCAGCCAGGAAGCGCGTGAAATTAATTTATTGATTAAAAATCGTCGTTAATTAAACACGCCTACACTCCTAGAAAAAATGTTTCTTTGAATCTTTAGTGATTCATCGTTAGGTTCCCTATTTTTCTTTGGAGCGCTTAACGGCTTTTGTGTCTTAGTGTAAGGAGGATTATCTATGCTACCCAAAAAGAAAAAAATCGAGTTAGCAGTCTTGGCTATCTATCTGCTCTGCTATGGTTTGCATCTCTTTGACTATTTTATTTTACGGACCGATCAAACCTTCTGGAACGAAGCCTTTGTGCACAAACTATTGGGGATCGTGGTTATCTATGCAGTCCTCAAATTTTTTCAGCTCACTTGGCAGGAGATAGGTTTTAGGCAAGAAGGTTTCCTCAAAAACACTTGGAATGGACTGCTTTTTGGCATTGTCGTTTTTGTGATTGCTTATGGTGTGGAAATCCTCTTGCTTAGCAATCAAGGCAAGTTCCAAGGACTGGATGTCTATGTCAGCTCCTATGCTGTGGATAAGAATGTTGGCAGAGAAACTGGTTTAGTCTTCTTTCTCATCTGTTTTTTGGGTAATGTCATCAATGTGATCATGGAGGAAGGAGCTTTTCGCGGCCTGTTTCAAAAACTTTTGGAGCAGAAATACAGCTTTATAGCAGCAGCCGTCTGCTCCTCAATACTTTTTGGTCTTTGGCATTTTGTGGGACCACTGCGCAGTTGCTTTGATGGGGACATGAATTTTTCAGGTTTTATACTTAATGCGCTGATGCTGGTTGTTACCTCTGCCATGGTAGGATTTAAGTTTGCGCTCATGACTAGACTGTCAGGAAGCCTTTATATGGCTATGTCCCACCATTTTACCAATAACTTTTTAATCAATATCATTCATACCCTATCTGATACGGGGGCAGATGAGCTGATGTTTGCAAGAGTCGCCATTGCACAAATCTTATCTTTTGTTCTGGTCTTGCTTTGGTATTTACTGGCTGCAAAAAAGAGTAGAAAGGACGTTTCACAGTGAAAATTTTAGTGGTTGGTTTAGGTGTTATTGGGGCAACTCATGGCTATCTTTTTCAAAAGGCAGGTCATGAGGTCGAGCATTTGCTGCGGGATACAAGCCCTAAGCGAGGTATTAAATATTTATCCGTTGATTTATTGGATGGTAGGATAGATAGACAGGGGCAGGCTATCAAGGATACTTATCGGATTAATCCATGCAGTCAAAAGAAGTATGATTTTATTTTTGTTAGCGTGTCCAGAGGACAGGTTAAAAAAGTTATTGAAGACCTCGATCGTCTGGCTATTACGGGCAGTTTGGTTCTGGCCTGCGGTATCTGGGAGGATAGGACTAAGTTAGAGCGATGGCTGAGTCAGCGGGATTATTTGCTGGGGTACCCCGTTGCTGGTGGTAATTTGATTGGGAACCGTCTGGCCTGCTGTGTCTTTGATCACTTTATGCTGGAATCCGAGGAGAAGTCTAGGATATCTAATTATCAAGATCTGGTAAAACTCTTTAATAGCTGTCAGATTAAATTGGAATTTCCTTATGATATGTTGGAATGGATTTGGTTACACATGGCTATCAATGCCGGTGTTATCTCAGTAGCAGGCTGTTATGCAGATAGTGAAAATCCTAGTGCAGCTGCTGAAACTGTTATGAATTCTGCTAGACTACTTTCTCAGGTGATTAAAAGTATTCGTGAAACAGCTCAGATAGTGGAGAATAGGGGAGTCGATCTTAGGCACTACCGCACTGAACTGCTGCCTTATCATTTACCAATTTGGCTTTCAGCACCGCTCATGAAACGCATGTTTGCTAAAAACCTCCTGAGCCGCAAAATCATGACCTTGCACAGTAATCTGCCAGACTTGCTCTTTATCTGTCAAAAACTCTATAAGTTGGGACAAGAAAGGCAAGTCGAGGCCCCAAATTTTTATAGAGCCTTTCAAGTCTGTTTAGAGAAATGGTACAATTAAAAAACAGCTCTGAGCTAGTCTTGTTCAGAGCTGTTTATGTTTTTTGATTTCGATGCCTAGACCAATTAACCAAAGCAGGACAAAGGCGTAATTTTCCAAACAGCCGACTAGATTAGCAGTGGCTGATGGTTGTGCTAACCAACCGAGTAAGTGATTGCTGGCGAAACCAAGACCACCAATTATGGCAGAGATGGCACAGACTTTTGTAAAAAAGTAATCTTTTTTATAAAGAGCAGCTAGAAATATAGGGATCACAGCCAGATTCCAAAAAGAGATTTCTCTTTGCCAGTCAGGAGCAAGACCGAAATTAGTCTGAGAACCAAGAATCTCTGGTCTGAATAATTGCAAGAAACTGGCTCCCAGCATGGCCAGAATCATGAGGATAAAATTAAAACGAAGGAGTCTATTCATGGATTTTCCTTTCACTAAAAAGACCGTCAACCAAGCAGTTGATCATGATTTTGACTGCTCGGTCATAATGGCGGCCAAAATCACTAGAGCGACTGGCAGAAGATAGGATAATCTCAATGATTATAAGGAGATCTTCTAAGGGGACTGCTGCTGTTAATCGCAGATCCTGTAGGAGGTCTTTAATGGCTAGTTTATCTTTTTTCTGCAGGTCTTTTTGTAATTCAGGGGGCAGGCGGCGAATAGTTTTTTCAAATTCTGGTCCCGATAGATTTTGTAACCAAGGGTGAACTTTTAGTTCCTTGATAATCAGGAGGAGGATTTTCTTGAGCTTTTCTTTTTCGGTAATGTCTTTATTGGAAGTCATTCGCTGGGCTTTTTTAACCATCTTATCTTGGGTTTGGTTAATAAGGGTGACAAAAAGCATTTCCTTTGTCGGGAAAAAATGGTAAAAGGAGCCCTTGGCAATGCCAGCCTCTTGCACCAAATCGTCAATGGTGATTTTACTAGGCTGCTCTTTGTGTAATTTTCTTTCAAAAATAGTGATCAGTTTTTGTCGAATATGTTTTTGTTCTTCGGCTGAAAATTTCTTACCCATACTCTCTTATCCTTTTAAATCCTTTGTAATTTTATGACTAAATAATCAAAAATAGTCATATAGTATTTTAAGATAGTCTTCTGAAAATGTCAAGATGACTTTAATTCCTTTCAACTGACCCACCAAAGCTGAAACGGATTTGTTATAATAGAAATAAGAAAGTTGAGGCGTAAAGCATGGCAGTTGATATCGAGCATTATAAAGATCTGGCCCAGCAAAAGCAGAAGGAACACTGCAAGTTCCTAGCAAGCTTGAAGAAAAAGGCTCCTAAAAATTTAGATAAAATTGTCCAAGAGGTCCACAGCGAGGTGTTCAATGAGATTGACTGCACCCAATGTGCCAATTGCTGTCGGACTCTGGGGCCCCTTTTTACCGAGGCTGATATTCAGCGGATTTCCAAGATCTTTCGGATGAAGCTGTCGGTTTTTGAAGAAACCTACCTGCGGGTCGATGAAGATGGTGATAAGGTTTTTCAGTCTATGCCCTGTCCTTTCCTTGGTGAGGATAATCTCTGTTCCATTTATGAGATGAGGCCCAAGGCCTGTCGGGAGTTTCCCCACACTGACCGCAAGAAATTTTACCAAATTAATCATCTGACCATCAAGAATACCTTGATTTGTCCAGCTGCCTACCTTTTTGTGGAAAAACTTAGGAAGCGCTTGGGCTAGAAAAACCTGAAAAAATTGCAACAATCATCCCAGTATCGTTGGCCTTGCTAACGATGCTTTTTATGTGTCATTTTTCGAATCAATAAGTAAGGTAATTTTAGTCAAAGGGAGGTGTAATAATGCTCGTCGCTAAAGGCAATGATGGCCACTTGGTTTCTCTTTTAGAAGGACAAATTGAGGTTGGGAAAGCCCCTTTTACCTGTCCAGGTTGCGGAGCCTTAGTTCGTTTGAAAAAGGGCAAGATTAGGCGACCTTATTTTGCCCACCTTTCCCTGAAGAACTGTCAATTTTTTTGGGAAAATGAGGGTCAAGAACATTTGGGGCTCAAGTCTGAACTCTATCGCTCCTTGAAACCAGTCTGTCAGGTGCGGATTGAAGTGGTTCTGCCAGATTTACAGCAGGTGGCTGATCTCTTGGTTGAGGATAACTTGGCCTTAGAAGTTCAATGTTCGACTTTATCGAGAGAGCGTTTGAAGGAACGAACTCATGCCTATCGCTCTTATGGATTTCAAGTGCGTTGGCTTTTGGGCAAAAAGCTCTGGCTGAGAAAGTCTCTGACGGCCCTGCAAAAAGATTTCCTCTATTTTTCAGCTAATATAGGCTTTCATCTCTGGGAGCTAGATTTGGCAAAACGCTGTTTACGCCTAAAGTACCTGATTTATGAGGATTGGCATGGGCATGTTCACTATTTGATTAAAGAGTGTCCTTTTTCTGAGAACTGTTTGGACTTTCTGCGCCAGCCTTACGTCAGGCAGCCTCTAACTTCCTATAAGGTCAAGATGGATCAGCAACTTCTTAGCTACATTCAGCGCCAGCTCTACAGCAGAAATCCTAGGTGGTTGAAGCGTCAAGCGCAAGCTTATGAACGTGGGGATAATTTACTAGCCAAGTCGCTAGCAGACTACTATCCGCAAGTTCGACCTCCTAAGGGGCCTTTCTGCCAAATGAAAGGAGATTTGACGACTTTTGAGAACAATTTTCTGGCCTACTATCAGACTGCTCATAATCAGACTGTACAAGTGCTTTATCCACCAGCTTTTTATGATAAAATAGAAGGAAAATCTATGAAGGGAAATTTTGAAAAGGTGCAGGTGAAGAACTAGCTTCTTCAGCGTCAATTCAAAAGTAAAGGCTTATGACCAATAATCGTGCTCATATTGATAAAAAATATAAATGGGATTTGACTAGCGTTTTTGCAACCGATCAGGCATGGGAGGCTGAATACCAATCGTTAGAAAAGGCGGTAGTCGAAGCAAAGGATTTGGCTGGACAGCTTGGTCAGTCTGCGACTAAGCTTCTGCAGGTAACGCAAATCTATCTGGACTTGGCTCGCCGGCTGGAGAAGGTCTATGTTTATGCTTCCATGAAAAATGATCAGGATACAAGAGTCGCCGCCTATCAAGCAATGGCTTCGAAAGCGACAACACTTTATGCTAAGTATGGTGAGGCTTTCGCCTTTTTTGAGCCTGAAGTTCTAACCATGGGGGAAGAAAAGTTTGCAGATTATCTGCAAGAAGATGCCAAGCTAAATCTTTATCAGCACTTCTTCCAGCAAATTTTTTCCCAAAAGGCTCACGTCTTAGCACCGGATCAAGAGGAACTCTTAGCTCAGGCTCAGGAAGTCCTAGGAGCAGCCGGTGAGACTTACGAAATTTTGGATAATGCTGACCTGGCTTTTCCAAGTGTCCTTGACGAAGCTGGTAAAGAAGTCGAGTTGACTCACAGCAACTTTATCACCTTGATGGAATCTCAAAATAGAGAGGTTCGCAAGTCTGCCTATCGAGCTTACTATAGTATTTATCAGCAATTTCAGCACACCTATGCCAAGACCTTGGCGACAACGGTCAAGAGTCATAATTTAACTGCGAGGATTCGCCATTATGATTCTGCCCGTCAGGCTGCTATGGCTGGCAACCATATTCCAGAGGCTGTTTATGAGACCCTGCTTGCAACAGTTCATAAATATCTTCCCTTATTGCAACGTTACATACGTCTGCGGCAGGAAGTTTTAGGGATAGCAGATTTAAAAATGTATGATGTCTATACGCCCCTGTCCAAGCTGGACATGTCCATTACTTATGAAGAAGCTCAGGCCAAAGCTTTGGAGGTTTTGGCAATCTATGGGTCAGACTACACTGAGCGGGTAAAAGAAGCTCTGTCTCAGCGGTGGATTGATGTTCAGGCCAACAAGGGCAAACGTTCGGGAGCCTATTCAGGTGGTTCTTACGATACCAAAGCTTTTATGCTGCTCAACTGGCAGGACACGCTGGATAACCTCTATACTTTGGTTCATGAGATGGGGCATAGTATGCATTCGACTTTTACCCGTGAGAATCAGCCCTATGTCTATGGGGATTATTCAATTTTCTTGGCTGAGATTGCCTCGACTACTAATGAAAATATTATGACTGAGACTCTGCTCAAGGAAGCGAAGACTGACAAGGAGCGTTTTGCTATTCTTAATCATTATTTGGATAGTTTCAAGGGGACGGTCTTTCGCCAAACTCAGTTTGCAGAATTTGAAGAGAAGATTCATCAGGCAGACGCCCAAGGTCAAGTCTTAACGAGTCAGTATTTAAATGAGCTCTATGCGGACCTCAATCAAACTTATTATGGCCTAGCCAAGGAAGGTAATCCTGAGATTCAATATGAATGGGCACGTATTCCTCATTTTTACTATAATTACTATGTCTATCAGTATGCGACAGGTTTTGCAGCTGCTAGTTATCTGGCTGAAAAAATTATTCATGGTTCTCAAGAGGATAGGGAGAGTTATCTGAACTATCTTAAGGCCGGAAGTTCTGCCGATCCTCTGGAAGTCATTGCCAAGGCAGGGGTGGACATGACTCAGGCGGATTACTTAGAGTCTGCTTTCCAGACTTTTGCCAAACGTCTGGATGAATTTGATTGCCTAGTCAAAAAGAATAGGCTTAAGGAGTTAAGTTAAAAAAGACAATTTCTCAGAAAAAGGCTATCATGACTAAGGAGGGAGAGCTGATTTTATTTGGCTCTCTTTTGAGCTTGAAAAAAGTTTTCTTCTTGCTTTTTAAAAACGTTTACATGCATTGCTGCCTGATTTTTGGGGGAATTCGTGCTATAATAATAAGGTTGAAAACTTATAGAAATAATCGAGGAAAACATGACTAAACTTAGAGAAGATATTCGTAATGTTGCTATCATTGCCCACGTTGACCATGGGAAAACAACCTTGGTAGATGAACTCTTAAAACAATCTCATACATTGGATGAACGTAAAGAGTTGCAAGAGCGAGCGATGGACTCTAACGATTTGGAAAAAGAACGTGGAATTACCATCCTAGCCAAGAATACTGCCGTTGCTTACAATGGTACGCGAATCAACATCATGGACACACCAGGGCACGCCGATTTTGGTGGTGAAGTGGAACGGATCATGAAGATGGTTGATGGGGTTGTCTTGGTTGTAGATGCCTATGAAGGAACCATGCCGCAAACGCGTTTTGTATTAAAGAAAGCGTTGGAACAAAATCTGATTCCAATTGTTGTGGTTAACAAGATTGATAAGCCAGCAGCCCGTCCAGCAGAAGTTGTTGATGAAGTGTTGGAGCTCTTCATTGAACTTGGTGCCGATGATGAACAGTTGGATTTCCCAGTCGTCTATGCCTCAGCAATCAATGGGACCTCATCTATGTCAGATGATCCAGCTGATCAAGCGCACACGATGGAACCAGTCTTTGATACCATCATTGATCATATTCCAGCACCAGTTGATAATTCTGATGAACCTTTGCAATTCCAAGTCTCTCTTTTGGATTACAATGATTTTGTTGGCCGCATTGGTATTGGACGTGTTTTCCGCGGTAAAATTAAGGTTGGTGACCAAGTTACCCTGTCTAAATTGGATGGGACAACTAAAAATTTCCGTGTTACTAAGCTCTTTGGTTTCTTCGGTCTTGAACGTCGGGAAATTGACGAGGCTAAGGCTGGTGATTTGATTGCCGTTTCTGGTATGGAAGATATCTTCGTCGGTGAAACCATCACACCAACCGATGCTGTTGAACCTCTGCCAATTCTTCACATTGATGAGCCAACCTTACAAATGACCTTCTTGGCTAACAATTCACCGTTTGCTGGCCGTGAAGGTAAATGGGTAACCTCACGTAAGGTTGAAGAACGTCTCCTGTCTGAATTGCAGACTGACGTTTCTCTTCGGGTTGACCCGACAGATTCTCCTGATAAATGGATTGTTTCTGGACGTGGGGAATTGCATTTGTCTATCCTGATTGAAACCATGCGTCGTGAAGGCTATGAATTGCAAGTCTCACGTCCTGAAGTTATCATCAAAGAAATTGATGGTGTTAAGTGTGAACCATTTGAGCGAGTACAAATTGATACTCCTGAAGAATATCAGGGAGCTATTATCCAGTCCCTCTCAGAACGTAAGGGCGATATGCTGGATATGCAAATGGTCGGCAATGGACAAACGCGCTTGGTCTTCCTGATTCCGGCTCGCGGTCTGATTGGCTACTCAACAGAGTTCCTTTCTATGACGCGTGGCTACGGTATCATGAACCATACCTTTGATCAATACTTACCGGTTGTTCCTGGTGAGATTTCCGGTCGCCACCGCGGTGCCTTGGTTTCTATTGATAATGGTAAGGCAACGACCTACTCCATTATGCGAATTGAAGAACGCGGGACTATCTTTGTTAATCCAGGTACCGAAGTTTATGAAGGGATGATTGTTGGGGAAAATGCCCGTGATAATGATCTTGGTGTTAATATCACAACGGCTAAACAGATGACCAATGTTCGTTCAGCAACTAAGGATCAAACAGCAGTTATCAAGACTCCTCGAATTTTGACCTTGGAAGAGTCGCTGGAATTCCTCAACGACGATGAATATATGGAAGTTACGCCAGAATCGATCCGTTTGCGGAAACAAATTCTAAACAAGGCAGCCCGTGACAAGGCTAACAAGAAGAAAAAAACTGCAGCAGCTGAGTAAGGAATGAGAGAGCAGTCGCACATTTCAGTTGTTCGATGCTTCCTTGTACTTAGATGCTTAGCTATACTGGGATGGGGGCTAAACTATTAAAATTAGTGTTACCAGCTCATCACTGCGTTAGGAGGTACCGGCAATGTTTTATCTATTTGTTGCAATCTTGATTGCCATTTATTATTTCTTTGCGGCTCCTAAGACCGTAAAAAATACGATGAATATGATTTCAACCATGGGAATTGTTGCGGTCCTGATTGTCATGTCTATTCTCGGTTTTGTCAAACTGATTCAATCCCCCCCAGAAGTTTTTGTAGCCCTAGCTATGGTAGGATTGGCTTATTTCAGCCTCCGGGATGTTGTTGGTCTGTCTACTCGGCCCAACAAGCATCACAAACTTTGGGTTGGTTTTAAAAATTATATTGTCAATCATTTTAAGTCATGATAAAGAGAACGGGCAAAAGCTTGTCCAGTATCTTTGTTTTGGAATAAACTCTTGATGCAGTGGCTGGTTTTCCTTTTGCCATGAGGACAAAGCGGAAAAACTAAGCGAATAAGATGAGCATCGTTCATCTTATTTCCAACCTTAAAAGGCCTGTGGAACCTTTTGAGCTGTGCGGGTGTGGAGTGAAAAGGTCTGGGAAGAGACCGTTTCAGGTTACCGCAAAGAAATTAGGAAGTGGTGAGAACCAAAATTTTCAATTTTTTGGTTGTTCCCACTCCCTTTTTTAGAGCCCTAAATAAACAGTTAGTCAAGGACAAATAAGTCTGCTTTGAAGGGAAAAGTCGAGAGGCCTTGTCTGTGGTGCTAGGCTTGAAAAACCGCTCAATTAAGGGTAAAATAAAGAGAACTATACTAGTTGGAAGTGGGCTTATTATGAAAGCAGTTAAAGACTTTGAGAACAAGAAGGTGCTGGTTTTGGGATTGGCGCGTTCAGGCGAAGCAGCAGCGCGTCTTTTAGCAAAATTAGGAGCCATTGTAACGGTCAATGATGGCAAGCCTTTTGAAGAAAATCCTTCGGCTCAGGCTCTCTTGGAAGAAGGAATCAAGGTTATCTGTGGTCACCATCCCTTGGAACTTTTGGACGAAGATTTCGCCTATATGATTAAAAATCCCGGAATTCGCTACGACAATCCTATGGTGGCAAAGGCTCTGAGAAAAGGTATTCCTGTCTATACTGAAGTTGAATTAGCCTATCGGATTTCTGAGAGCCCAATTATTGGGATTACTGGTTCTAATGGGAAAACGACAACAACAACCATGATTGCGAATGTCCTTAATGCAGCTGGTCAGTCGGCTCTCCTGTCTGGAAATATTGGTTTTCCAGCTTCAGAAGTGGCTATGACAGCAATTGATAAGGATACTTTGGTGATGGAGTTATCGTCCTTCCAATTGATGGGAGTTGAGACGTTTCACCCTCACATGGCAGTTATCACCAATCTTATGCCAACTCATATTGACTACCATGGAACATTTGAAGACTATGTGGCAGCTAAGTGGCACCTGCAAGGTCAGATGACGGCTGATGACTATCTGATTCTTAATTTTAATCAAGATTTGGCTAAGGAGCTGGCTTCTAAGACACAAGCAACCGTCCTGCCATTTTCAACTCAGGAAGAAGTCGATGGTGCTTATCTCAAGGATGGTTACCTCTGCTTTAAAGGTGAGCAAGTCATGGCCGCAGATACTATTGGTGTACCTGGCAGTCACAATATTGAAAATGCCTTGGCAGCTATTGCGGTTGCTAAGTTATCAGGTGTAGATAATGCTGTCATCGCTCAAACTTTGTCCAGTTTCAGTGGAGTCAAGCATCGTCTGCAATTTTTGGGACAGGTAAAGGGCGTTTCCTTCTACAATGATTCTAAGTCAACCAATATTCTTGCTACTCAAAAAGCTTTGTCTGGCTTTGATAATAACAAGGTCATCTTGATTGCCGGTGGTTTGGATCGCGGAAATGAATTTGATGAGCTAATACCAGATATTGTCGGCTTGAAAAAAATGATTATCATCGGTCAATCTGCCCCTCGTGTCAAGCGAGCTGCAGATAAAGCGGGCGTTCCTTATTTGGATGCTGAGGATGTCAAAGATGCTGCAAGCATTGCCTTTAAAGAAGCGGCTCCTGA is a window from the Streptococcus criceti HS-6 genome containing:
- a CDS encoding competence protein CoiA, translating into MLVAKGNDGHLVSLLEGQIEVGKAPFTCPGCGALVRLKKGKIRRPYFAHLSLKNCQFFWENEGQEHLGLKSELYRSLKPVCQVRIEVVLPDLQQVADLLVEDNLALEVQCSTLSRERLKERTHAYRSYGFQVRWLLGKKLWLRKSLTALQKDFLYFSANIGFHLWELDLAKRCLRLKYLIYEDWHGHVHYLIKECPFSENCLDFLRQPYVRQPLTSYKVKMDQQLLSYIQRQLYSRNPRWLKRQAQAYERGDNLLAKSLADYYPQVRPPKGPFCQMKGDLTTFENNFLAYYQTAHNQTVQVLYPPAFYDKIEGKSMKGNFEKVQVKN
- the murD gene encoding UDP-N-acetylmuramoyl-L-alanine--D-glutamate ligase encodes the protein MKAVKDFENKKVLVLGLARSGEAAARLLAKLGAIVTVNDGKPFEENPSAQALLEEGIKVICGHHPLELLDEDFAYMIKNPGIRYDNPMVAKALRKGIPVYTEVELAYRISESPIIGITGSNGKTTTTTMIANVLNAAGQSALLSGNIGFPASEVAMTAIDKDTLVMELSSFQLMGVETFHPHMAVITNLMPTHIDYHGTFEDYVAAKWHLQGQMTADDYLILNFNQDLAKELASKTQATVLPFSTQEEVDGAYLKDGYLCFKGEQVMAADTIGVPGSHNIENALAAIAVAKLSGVDNAVIAQTLSSFSGVKHRLQFLGQVKGVSFYNDSKSTNILATQKALSGFDNNKVILIAGGLDRGNEFDELIPDIVGLKKMIIIGQSAPRVKRAADKAGVPYLDAEDVKDAASIAFKEAAPDDVILLSPANASWDMYKSFEVRGDDFIAAFESLKGE
- a CDS encoding CPBP family intramembrane glutamic endopeptidase, which gives rise to MLPKKKKIELAVLAIYLLCYGLHLFDYFILRTDQTFWNEAFVHKLLGIVVIYAVLKFFQLTWQEIGFRQEGFLKNTWNGLLFGIVVFVIAYGVEILLLSNQGKFQGLDVYVSSYAVDKNVGRETGLVFFLICFLGNVINVIMEEGAFRGLFQKLLEQKYSFIAAAVCSSILFGLWHFVGPLRSCFDGDMNFSGFILNALMLVVTSAMVGFKFALMTRLSGSLYMAMSHHFTNNFLINIIHTLSDTGADELMFARVAIAQILSFVLVLLWYLLAAKKSRKDVSQ
- the typA gene encoding translational GTPase TypA — translated: MTKLREDIRNVAIIAHVDHGKTTLVDELLKQSHTLDERKELQERAMDSNDLEKERGITILAKNTAVAYNGTRINIMDTPGHADFGGEVERIMKMVDGVVLVVDAYEGTMPQTRFVLKKALEQNLIPIVVVNKIDKPAARPAEVVDEVLELFIELGADDEQLDFPVVYASAINGTSSMSDDPADQAHTMEPVFDTIIDHIPAPVDNSDEPLQFQVSLLDYNDFVGRIGIGRVFRGKIKVGDQVTLSKLDGTTKNFRVTKLFGFFGLERREIDEAKAGDLIAVSGMEDIFVGETITPTDAVEPLPILHIDEPTLQMTFLANNSPFAGREGKWVTSRKVEERLLSELQTDVSLRVDPTDSPDKWIVSGRGELHLSILIETMRREGYELQVSRPEVIIKEIDGVKCEPFERVQIDTPEEYQGAIIQSLSERKGDMLDMQMVGNGQTRLVFLIPARGLIGYSTEFLSMTRGYGIMNHTFDQYLPVVPGEISGRHRGALVSIDNGKATTYSIMRIEERGTIFVNPGTEVYEGMIVGENARDNDLGVNITTAKQMTNVRSATKDQTAVIKTPRILTLEESLEFLNDDEYMEVTPESIRLRKQILNKAARDKANKKKKTAAAE
- a CDS encoding LytTR family DNA-binding domain-containing protein: MKTMKLRIEQDASFKELEVSLKYSEKNRLVERILTFLESIDKQISCYENGVEHLVNLSDIYYIESVDKKTFVYLADDIYQTDLRLYQLLHDIQNDGFVQISKSCLLNINVLESIRPLFNSRMEATLLNGEKVIVNRRYLQAVKEALRGGEPK
- a CDS encoding DUF3165 family protein, encoding MFYLFVAILIAIYYFFAAPKTVKNTMNMISTMGIVAVLIVMSILGFVKLIQSPPEVFVALAMVGLAYFSLRDVVGLSTRPNKHHKLWVGFKNYIVNHFKS
- a CDS encoding ketopantoate reductase family protein; translation: MKILVVGLGVIGATHGYLFQKAGHEVEHLLRDTSPKRGIKYLSVDLLDGRIDRQGQAIKDTYRINPCSQKKYDFIFVSVSRGQVKKVIEDLDRLAITGSLVLACGIWEDRTKLERWLSQRDYLLGYPVAGGNLIGNRLACCVFDHFMLESEEKSRISNYQDLVKLFNSCQIKLEFPYDMLEWIWLHMAINAGVISVAGCYADSENPSAAAETVMNSARLLSQVIKSIRETAQIVENRGVDLRHYRTELLPYHLPIWLSAPLMKRMFAKNLLSRKIMTLHSNLPDLLFICQKLYKLGQERQVEAPNFYRAFQVCLEKWYN
- the pepF gene encoding oligoendopeptidase F; its protein translation is MTNNRAHIDKKYKWDLTSVFATDQAWEAEYQSLEKAVVEAKDLAGQLGQSATKLLQVTQIYLDLARRLEKVYVYASMKNDQDTRVAAYQAMASKATTLYAKYGEAFAFFEPEVLTMGEEKFADYLQEDAKLNLYQHFFQQIFSQKAHVLAPDQEELLAQAQEVLGAAGETYEILDNADLAFPSVLDEAGKEVELTHSNFITLMESQNREVRKSAYRAYYSIYQQFQHTYAKTLATTVKSHNLTARIRHYDSARQAAMAGNHIPEAVYETLLATVHKYLPLLQRYIRLRQEVLGIADLKMYDVYTPLSKLDMSITYEEAQAKALEVLAIYGSDYTERVKEALSQRWIDVQANKGKRSGAYSGGSYDTKAFMLLNWQDTLDNLYTLVHEMGHSMHSTFTRENQPYVYGDYSIFLAEIASTTNENIMTETLLKEAKTDKERFAILNHYLDSFKGTVFRQTQFAEFEEKIHQADAQGQVLTSQYLNELYADLNQTYYGLAKEGNPEIQYEWARIPHFYYNYYVYQYATGFAAASYLAEKIIHGSQEDRESYLNYLKAGSSADPLEVIAKAGVDMTQADYLESAFQTFAKRLDEFDCLVKKNRLKELS
- a CDS encoding TetR/AcrR family transcriptional regulator — translated: MGKKFSAEEQKHIRQKLITIFERKLHKEQPSKITIDDLVQEAGIAKGSFYHFFPTKEMLFVTLINQTQDKMVKKAQRMTSNKDITEKEKLKKILLLIIKELKVHPWLQNLSGPEFEKTIRRLPPELQKDLQKKDKLAIKDLLQDLRLTAAVPLEDLLIIIEIILSSASRSSDFGRHYDRAVKIMINCLVDGLFSERKIHE
- a CDS encoding YkgJ family cysteine cluster protein; protein product: MAVDIEHYKDLAQQKQKEHCKFLASLKKKAPKNLDKIVQEVHSEVFNEIDCTQCANCCRTLGPLFTEADIQRISKIFRMKLSVFEETYLRVDEDGDKVFQSMPCPFLGEDNLCSIYEMRPKACREFPHTDRKKFYQINHLTIKNTLICPAAYLFVEKLRKRLG